Proteins from a single region of Halogeometricum borinquense DSM 11551:
- a CDS encoding AAA family ATPase, with protein sequence MTDPAELYSTLQTEAARVLIGQEDALKRLTISLLTQSHLLLEGVPGVAKTTLAAAFAQTTGLQGRRIQMTPDLLPADITGTKIYREDTGAFELERGPVFSNLVIADEINRATPKTQSALLEAMQETQVTIEGETLNLPTPFMVVATQNPIEMEGTFGLPEAQRDRFQFKIAIDIPSRDKQAEILDRFNYEPNLGPDDLEQVLSAEDIASARTKVKNVHVAEPVRDYVLDIAEGTQETPDVSHGISPRGSLHLLQAAKAHAAIEGRHYVIPDDVKTLAVSALAHRLVLSTDAEIGDVEPEAIIEGILDTTTPPSRGDVTAQAPAVGDGGRTKQKD encoded by the coding sequence ATGACTGACCCAGCGGAGCTTTACTCAACCCTCCAGACGGAGGCGGCGCGAGTTCTCATTGGGCAGGAGGACGCCCTCAAGCGGCTCACAATCTCACTTCTCACGCAGAGCCACTTACTTCTCGAAGGTGTCCCCGGCGTCGCGAAGACGACGTTAGCCGCCGCATTCGCCCAAACGACTGGACTGCAAGGACGACGGATCCAGATGACGCCGGACTTACTCCCCGCAGACATTACGGGGACGAAAATATACCGCGAGGACACCGGCGCTTTTGAGTTAGAACGCGGACCCGTGTTCTCGAATCTCGTCATCGCGGACGAGATTAACCGCGCGACGCCGAAAACGCAGAGCGCACTGCTCGAAGCGATGCAGGAGACGCAGGTCACAATCGAGGGCGAGACACTCAACCTGCCGACACCGTTCATGGTGGTCGCCACGCAGAACCCAATCGAGATGGAGGGGACGTTCGGTCTCCCCGAAGCCCAGCGTGATCGCTTCCAGTTCAAGATCGCCATCGACATTCCCTCCCGGGACAAACAGGCCGAGATCCTTGACCGATTTAATTACGAACCGAATCTCGGCCCCGACGATCTCGAACAAGTACTCTCTGCTGAAGACATCGCCTCGGCCCGCACCAAGGTCAAAAACGTCCACGTCGCCGAGCCAGTCCGCGATTACGTTCTCGATATTGCCGAAGGAACCCAAGAGACGCCCGACGTGAGTCACGGAATCTCTCCGCGTGGGAGCCTCCACCTGCTACAGGCGGCCAAAGCCCACGCGGCAATCGAAGGCCGACACTACGTAATCCCTGACGACGTGAAGACACTCGCGGTGTCGGCGCTCGCACACCGTCTCGTGCTCAGCACCGACGCCGAAATTGGTGACGTCGAACCCGAAGCAATCATCGAAGGCATCTTAGACACGACGACGCCGCCGAGTCGGGGCGACGTGACCGCACAAGCTCCCGCAGTCGGTGATGGCGGCCGTACCAAACAGAAGGATTAG
- a CDS encoding CARDB domain-containing protein codes for MRIKTGDLSTSLDKQQFHVFTRGEPITSKFFQDGYQDVIDDERVQTVAIRLKEGAEKPDSIEHISRYITDSENTHARIINDTTGEPGKNYFRFTPQKSGQYVFAVAIVENGSQPDHPGLVQISDGDLEAKSNITIVGFNHYIVREGASSVSHQPVAATGSNVSVHVDASQNLSASDVSHTVLLLNETEISDQSQEIRVNGTEIEAIESSVSGVEGVVDIEDGTNILGSELPKGQYNGNTNVISLLERLTDNSTNVTSTGDTTLYSSLTSTVGGPTETVSLQTNENFSTGEYSIIHFATAQDSTETITSESTIKLVEGVQLNLAANNTTVRQGTPVTFTVTNEEDEPVANANVTYAGETYTTGADGTVTFSPKESATATVSKEPVGDTAYIGDSVALSVVAPAFELTEFDLSTTELSSDETLVVNGTVQNVGDFEGYFTFELKRDGQIIDEQTVQVAPGQTAAASFDVTFDQTGQFDIGLNSLAPKTVTVTGIPDIEYSNFDVSSTDVDLGDSVTVSATVENNGSGPGEYNASFVKNGDITDYQNGTLGAGESKTISFTKTLAPGTYDLGIAGLGPATVTVNAPANLEYSNFEVSPDTVALGESITANATVENTGGQAGSFLVAFAVDDEVLETRNVSLDSGETTNVSFTADSLGIGDHTVRIGSLDAKTVTVSAPDLAATVTNTPSEVSEGVVPVEATVSNVGNAEVTDATVVLDAQPEGGSNYTQLTNESVTLSPGSSTTVTAELTRAEARNYTVRVRADADDQFTEPDEQNNIDEQLVTGGPLITGTINTSDGDAAADDVVYSFVLDGLNVTAVNGAVTNDNGTFYVPANATTEQNVGYRQLNLSASQADDPVFERDGSPDIYALTTVPAVTNVSNIGTFDLPNAGVLNVTVVDQDGDPVEGATVTVVHRNNDAITGITESTTAQGTPIFSEGGETGIEVRGDVGVIVEPPEEDRFSEGPYTRNVTVSENGKDLVIHLAEGADLKPDLDIERQQRFGDNVTANVTVSNDGLVDVDNATVDLRIRSASGETKTLTKHTGFVANRTDSANETELSFDFTDFAEDNLLGDLADGNARVTVIVDPNNEITETDEGNNIAVNSTLVRYADADVRVFVPKNTLASTPTNTVVFVKNNGTAPILNATAAVDYGDGSNTTVDLGRINASQTNTTRAPHTYNSGGDYTVTATVDDAVPFDNNEAAKTIEVKAFDLNLDAEDISVPTDATNGTTFTATARFQTNYPTTVNATLELPDGLELVASENASKDVPASATGGTAAWKVRVNTTEDVSDAQVNVTTKAHGQTSSASTTLNLSVPKIRLTDTNATTLSSGSDNVTVDLSSATTYDHTVNVTVQAGSQGRTLAGLEYLFTYPYGCVEQTTSQMMGALRTDQYYRSGDIPNNYNRQRANDTIEIGVEKLGTNQASSLIWPDLAQNEDGSWSMYGGAFYDEGDLYYTTAALQGVTSVANDEVQGTRAEVSDDIQTVNASRSIEWLSDHQRADGSVPATDYFLRDQFSSTGYTMVAFDRAEPHLNSSATQTAEDFRVDAAVFLIENQNSDGSWASDRSQSDISQKPQATALALRGLATVNESAALRQRVNQQTDTDLSTAIDNGSQWLIDNQNADGSWDAYRNSFFWSSNGEVTRATGHSILALNETQGVTTQGTSDAADSVEDATDYLVGVYDSDGSFGNTRATGVAINALTTADQRGVTPQTVDVTVGGVTKTASVDSSTTTDTVTFSTSELQQFRDEGTGKIELEAQNSDSLVVIGVESVQVVNEDEHTENN; via the coding sequence GTGAGGATTAAGACGGGAGACCTATCCACATCGCTGGATAAACAACAGTTCCACGTTTTCACACGCGGGGAACCGATCACGTCGAAGTTCTTCCAAGACGGGTATCAGGACGTCATCGACGATGAGCGCGTTCAGACAGTCGCTATCCGACTGAAAGAGGGTGCCGAGAAACCCGATTCGATCGAGCATATCAGTCGATACATCACTGACAGCGAGAACACGCATGCTCGAATTATCAATGACACGACGGGTGAACCCGGTAAGAACTACTTCCGATTTACACCCCAGAAATCCGGTCAGTACGTCTTTGCAGTGGCGATAGTCGAGAACGGGAGCCAACCTGACCATCCCGGCCTCGTTCAGATTTCTGACGGTGATCTCGAAGCCAAGAGCAACATTACCATTGTTGGCTTTAATCACTACATCGTGCGTGAGGGTGCGTCCTCGGTCAGTCATCAACCGGTCGCCGCTACCGGCAGCAATGTCTCGGTACACGTGGACGCCTCGCAGAACCTCAGCGCGTCCGACGTGTCTCATACCGTTCTCTTGCTCAACGAAACCGAAATCAGCGACCAAAGCCAGGAAATTCGAGTCAACGGGACGGAAATCGAGGCTATCGAATCTTCTGTCTCTGGTGTTGAAGGCGTCGTCGATATCGAGGATGGTACGAACATCCTCGGAAGCGAACTTCCCAAAGGCCAGTACAACGGAAATACGAACGTTATCTCGCTGCTCGAACGGCTGACTGATAATTCGACGAACGTCACTTCGACCGGCGATACGACGCTGTACTCGTCGTTGACCAGTACCGTTGGTGGCCCGACGGAGACTGTCTCGCTGCAAACGAACGAGAATTTCTCGACCGGCGAGTACTCGATTATTCACTTTGCAACGGCGCAGGACAGCACCGAAACCATCACGTCCGAAAGCACGATCAAACTCGTCGAAGGCGTCCAACTGAACCTCGCGGCGAACAACACGACGGTTCGGCAGGGGACGCCAGTCACGTTCACGGTGACCAACGAAGAGGATGAGCCGGTTGCCAACGCCAACGTGACCTACGCTGGCGAGACCTACACGACGGGCGCTGACGGAACCGTGACGTTCTCCCCGAAGGAGTCCGCCACGGCAACCGTCAGTAAGGAACCGGTCGGTGACACGGCCTATATCGGTGACAGCGTCGCTCTCTCCGTTGTGGCTCCCGCGTTCGAGCTGACCGAGTTCGATCTCTCCACGACGGAACTGTCGAGCGACGAGACGCTGGTCGTCAACGGTACCGTTCAGAACGTCGGTGACTTCGAGGGCTACTTCACCTTCGAACTCAAGCGCGACGGACAGATCATCGACGAGCAGACGGTTCAGGTCGCTCCCGGGCAGACCGCTGCTGCCTCCTTCGATGTGACGTTCGACCAGACCGGCCAGTTCGATATCGGTCTCAACAGTCTGGCTCCGAAGACGGTGACTGTCACTGGTATTCCGGACATCGAGTACTCCAACTTCGATGTCAGCTCGACCGACGTTGACCTCGGTGACAGTGTCACGGTGTCCGCGACCGTCGAAAACAACGGCTCCGGTCCGGGCGAATACAACGCCTCGTTCGTCAAGAACGGCGATATCACCGACTACCAGAACGGAACGCTCGGCGCTGGTGAGTCGAAGACCATCTCGTTCACCAAGACGCTCGCGCCCGGCACGTACGACCTCGGAATTGCCGGACTCGGTCCCGCGACGGTGACCGTTAACGCACCGGCGAACCTCGAATACTCGAACTTCGAGGTGTCTCCGGATACCGTCGCACTGGGCGAGTCCATCACCGCGAACGCGACGGTCGAAAATACCGGTGGTCAGGCTGGCTCCTTCCTCGTCGCCTTCGCTGTCGATGACGAGGTTCTGGAGACGAGAAACGTCTCCTTGGACAGCGGCGAGACCACGAATGTCTCGTTCACCGCGGACAGTCTCGGTATCGGCGACCACACGGTTCGCATCGGCTCGCTCGATGCGAAGACCGTGACCGTCTCCGCTCCCGACCTCGCGGCGACCGTGACGAACACGCCGTCGGAGGTCTCTGAGGGCGTCGTTCCGGTCGAAGCGACGGTCTCGAACGTCGGGAACGCCGAGGTGACCGATGCGACGGTTGTCCTCGACGCACAGCCTGAAGGCGGGTCCAACTACACTCAACTGACGAACGAGAGCGTGACGCTCTCGCCCGGCAGTTCGACGACGGTGACTGCTGAACTCACCCGTGCGGAAGCACGGAACTACACCGTTCGCGTCCGTGCCGATGCGGACGATCAGTTCACCGAACCGGACGAACAGAACAACATTGACGAACAGTTGGTCACTGGTGGTCCGCTTATCACCGGGACCATCAACACGTCTGACGGCGACGCGGCGGCCGACGACGTCGTGTACAGCTTCGTCCTCGACGGACTGAACGTGACCGCTGTGAACGGTGCCGTGACCAACGACAACGGGACGTTCTACGTCCCCGCGAACGCGACGACCGAACAGAACGTCGGCTACCGGCAGCTCAACCTCTCAGCTAGCCAAGCCGATGATCCGGTGTTCGAACGCGACGGTTCGCCGGACATCTACGCGCTGACGACGGTCCCCGCCGTGACGAACGTCTCGAACATCGGGACGTTCGACCTGCCGAACGCCGGTGTGCTGAACGTCACGGTCGTAGACCAAGACGGCGACCCTGTCGAGGGAGCAACTGTCACTGTCGTCCATCGGAACAACGACGCGATCACGGGTATCACCGAATCGACGACGGCGCAAGGAACACCCATCTTCAGTGAAGGCGGTGAGACCGGCATCGAGGTTCGCGGTGATGTCGGTGTCATCGTCGAACCACCGGAAGAAGACCGGTTCTCTGAGGGTCCGTACACGCGCAACGTCACTGTCAGCGAGAACGGCAAAGATCTCGTCATCCATCTCGCCGAAGGCGCTGATCTGAAGCCCGACCTCGATATCGAGCGACAACAGCGCTTCGGCGACAACGTCACAGCGAACGTGACGGTCTCGAATGACGGTCTCGTGGATGTCGATAACGCAACTGTTGACCTCCGGATTCGGAGTGCATCCGGTGAGACGAAGACGCTCACCAAGCACACAGGCTTCGTCGCCAACCGGACCGACAGTGCGAACGAGACGGAACTCTCGTTCGACTTCACCGACTTCGCTGAGGACAACCTGCTCGGCGACCTTGCGGACGGCAACGCCCGCGTGACGGTTATCGTTGACCCGAACAACGAAATCACCGAGACGGACGAAGGCAACAACATCGCAGTCAACTCGACGCTCGTCCGGTACGCTGACGCCGACGTTCGGGTCTTCGTCCCGAAAAACACGCTGGCCAGTACGCCCACCAACACGGTCGTATTCGTGAAGAACAACGGTACGGCACCGATTCTGAACGCGACGGCCGCGGTTGACTACGGTGATGGCAGTAACACGACGGTCGATCTGGGTCGTATCAACGCCTCGCAGACCAACACCACGCGAGCGCCTCACACCTACAACAGTGGTGGCGATTACACGGTGACTGCGACGGTTGACGACGCAGTACCGTTCGACAACAACGAGGCAGCGAAGACGATTGAGGTCAAAGCGTTCGATCTGAACCTCGACGCGGAGGACATCTCGGTCCCGACTGACGCGACGAACGGGACGACGTTCACCGCGACGGCACGGTTCCAGACGAACTACCCGACGACGGTGAATGCGACGCTCGAACTCCCGGACGGCCTCGAACTGGTCGCTTCGGAGAACGCGAGCAAAGATGTCCCAGCATCCGCTACCGGTGGGACCGCTGCGTGGAAGGTCCGAGTCAACACGACTGAGGATGTCTCCGACGCGCAGGTGAACGTCACGACGAAGGCACACGGCCAAACGTCGTCGGCGAGCACCACTCTGAACCTCTCGGTGCCGAAGATCCGCCTCACGGACACCAACGCGACGACGCTTTCGTCGGGTTCGGACAACGTGACGGTTGATCTGTCCAGTGCGACGACCTACGACCACACGGTGAACGTCACCGTGCAGGCTGGTTCACAGGGACGGACCCTCGCAGGCCTCGAATATCTGTTCACCTACCCGTACGGGTGCGTCGAGCAGACGACGAGCCAGATGATGGGTGCGCTTCGGACGGACCAGTACTACCGCAGTGGCGACATCCCGAACAACTACAACCGGCAACGGGCGAACGACACTATCGAAATCGGTGTCGAAAAGCTCGGCACGAACCAAGCGTCCTCGCTCATCTGGCCTGATCTCGCACAGAACGAGGACGGCTCTTGGAGCATGTACGGCGGCGCCTTCTACGACGAGGGCGACCTCTACTACACGACCGCCGCGCTGCAGGGCGTGACGTCGGTTGCAAACGACGAAGTGCAAGGGACCCGCGCTGAGGTCTCAGACGATATCCAGACGGTCAACGCAAGTCGTTCGATCGAGTGGCTCTCCGACCACCAGCGCGCTGATGGCTCCGTCCCCGCGACGGATTACTTCCTCCGCGACCAGTTCTCCTCGACGGGGTACACGATGGTCGCGTTCGACCGCGCAGAGCCACACCTCAACTCGAGTGCTACGCAGACCGCCGAGGACTTCCGCGTCGATGCGGCAGTCTTCCTCATCGAGAACCAGAACAGCGACGGTAGCTGGGCGAGCGACCGAAGTCAGTCCGACATCAGCCAGAAACCGCAGGCGACTGCACTCGCGCTCCGCGGCCTCGCAACGGTCAACGAGAGCGCTGCACTCCGTCAGCGTGTGAATCAACAAACCGATACCGACCTGTCCACTGCCATCGATAACGGTTCGCAGTGGCTGATCGACAACCAGAACGCCGATGGCTCGTGGGACGCCTATCGGAACTCCTTCTTCTGGAGTTCTAACGGCGAAGTCACGCGGGCGACGGGTCACTCGATCCTTGCACTGAACGAGACGCAGGGCGTGACGACCCAAGGAACCTCGGACGCAGCCGACTCTGTCGAGGATGCCACCGACTACCTCGTTGGCGTCTACGACAGTGACGGCTCGTTCGGTAACACCCGTGCGACGGGTGTGGCAATCAACGCGCTGACCACCGCGGACCAGCGCGGTGTCACTCCGCAGACCGTCGATGTGACGGTTGGCGGCGTGACGAAGACCGCATCGGTCGATAGTTCGACGACGACCGATACGGTCACCTTCTCGACCAGTGAACTTCAGCAGTTCCGCGACGAGGGAACTGGTAAAATCGAGTTAGAGGCACAGAACTCCGACAGCCTCGTCGTCATCGGCGTCGAGTCGGTGCAAGTCGTGAACGAAGATGAGCATACGGAGAACAACTGA
- a CDS encoding PGF-CTERM sorting domain-containing protein, translated as MRTSMQVLVTAMCAVMLVSAGLTGFAGAQSSKTISVNAQDTITEGNADDSATLVAQNVEDADGVGAYKVHITYNDSAVSLDVSGTSTFDVSTDQSKSGNTVTLTVVGYTDKTQGPTGQVTLANVDVTANSPNDGTDVDVTVEEFSDTKGNLLPHSGGTESIVISRSDDDGGDDGDDGDDGDDGDDGDDGDDGDDGDDGDDGGGGGGGGGGGGDVTPTPTTSTPTTSTPTTSTPTTSTPTTDTPTTDTPTTSTPPTDTPTDTPTESLTPGFGVVAAITALLAAALLAVRRD; from the coding sequence ATGCGAACAAGTATGCAAGTACTCGTCACCGCGATGTGTGCCGTCATGCTCGTCAGTGCTGGGCTGACGGGATTCGCCGGTGCGCAGTCGAGCAAAACCATCTCGGTGAATGCGCAGGACACAATCACCGAAGGGAACGCAGACGATAGTGCGACACTGGTCGCACAGAACGTTGAGGACGCCGATGGCGTCGGCGCGTACAAGGTGCACATCACCTACAACGACAGCGCCGTCAGTCTCGATGTTTCGGGAACCTCGACGTTCGACGTGAGTACCGACCAGAGCAAGAGCGGAAACACGGTCACCCTGACTGTCGTCGGTTACACCGACAAAACGCAGGGACCGACCGGTCAGGTCACACTCGCAAACGTTGATGTGACCGCTAACAGCCCGAATGACGGAACTGACGTCGATGTGACGGTTGAGGAATTCTCCGATACGAAGGGTAACCTCCTTCCCCACTCCGGTGGGACAGAAAGCATCGTCATCAGCCGATCTGATGATGATGGCGGAGATGACGGTGACGACGGTGACGACGGTGACGACGGTGACGACGGTGACGACGGTGACGACGGTGATGATGGAGATGACGGTGACGACGGTGGCGGTGGCGGCGGTGGCGGCGGTGGCGGCGGTGACGTGACCCCGACGCCGACGACCTCGACGCCCACGACTTCGACACCGACGACCTCGACACCGACGACTTCGACGCCGACGACGGACACGCCGACGACGGATACGCCGACGACCTCGACGCCGCCGACGGACACACCAACCGATACGCCGACGGAAAGTCTGACGCCCGGATTCGGTGTCGTTGCTGCTATCACGGCGCTTCTCGCCGCGGCGCTCCTCGCGGTTCGCCGCGACTGA
- a CDS encoding DUF4350 domain-containing protein encodes MADRIGQYARIAVIGLAVVVVLSLGIGAATSSASFSAYNSAWNGAADVQPVASETGATFSVATELETAYREPNNTVSIILSPDQAYTRAEAQRVREFVEQGGTVVVADDFGPHTNPLLSALDSDVRIDGRLLRDEQQYATTPNFSEATTTPNATFLNTDQTLTLNHGSALRANGTTVLARSSEFSYVDSNRNYQLDDSEALGSRPIATQESVGDGTIVVVSDPSMFINAMLEREGNRAFVTGLLESHDRVVADYSHTEQIPPLAGFVLWLQRTPIAQVGFGAIALILVGVIVFRPRQLVGVFDRKTESTPVDADALRAYLASQHPDWDETELGRVMTGVMPEETNLSEDD; translated from the coding sequence ATGGCTGATCGCATCGGGCAGTACGCCCGAATCGCCGTCATCGGACTCGCGGTGGTCGTCGTCCTGAGTCTCGGCATCGGTGCGGCGACCAGTTCAGCATCGTTCAGCGCGTACAACTCAGCGTGGAACGGTGCGGCGGACGTACAACCGGTCGCATCGGAGACTGGAGCCACATTTAGCGTGGCGACCGAACTCGAAACGGCGTACCGAGAGCCGAACAATACCGTCTCGATCATTCTGTCACCAGATCAAGCTTACACACGCGCGGAAGCACAACGAGTCCGGGAGTTCGTCGAACAGGGCGGAACGGTCGTCGTTGCCGACGACTTCGGGCCGCATACGAACCCCCTTCTTTCAGCGCTCGACTCCGACGTTCGCATCGACGGTCGTCTGCTCCGTGATGAACAGCAGTACGCCACGACGCCGAACTTTAGCGAGGCGACCACCACACCGAACGCAACGTTCCTCAACACGGACCAGACGCTGACGCTTAACCACGGAAGCGCGCTCCGTGCGAACGGTACAACCGTGCTTGCACGGAGTTCTGAGTTCTCCTATGTCGATAGCAACCGAAACTACCAACTCGATGATAGCGAGGCGTTGGGATCGCGCCCCATCGCCACGCAGGAGTCCGTTGGCGACGGCACGATAGTCGTCGTCAGCGACCCCTCGATGTTCATCAACGCAATGCTCGAACGCGAGGGGAATCGTGCCTTCGTGACTGGACTTCTCGAATCACACGACCGGGTCGTCGCCGACTATAGCCACACAGAGCAGATACCTCCGCTCGCCGGGTTCGTACTCTGGCTTCAACGCACACCAATCGCACAAGTTGGATTTGGTGCGATAGCGCTCATACTCGTTGGTGTCATCGTGTTCCGACCACGGCAACTCGTTGGCGTGTTCGACCGCAAAACGGAGTCGACACCAGTAGACGCAGATGCGCTGAGAGCATATCTTGCGTCCCAGCACCCCGACTGGGACGAGACGGAGCTAGGCCGTGTAATGACAGGAGTTATGCCAGAAGAGACCAATTTATCAGAAGATGACTGA
- a CDS encoding dockerin type I domain-containing protein, whose protein sequence is MSIRRTTEVIQMKQTFTAVTAALLVLAPIALAIGPGAVAAQQDPYTVEVVAPDDFSTNGNQTLTVRVTNNADDAFLNPVVEVPISSPLSLPAGATDTVYADGDPSNTREAAVQDSTFQTGDALVISGANIDAGETRTYHFNVTVDTPGSTTVSADVRPLYNTDQNVRASTSMTALGTGTVSANVVDTDGNAVSNADVSIDGNAVGSSVSETVLEGEHTVSVSGLDGDYPSFTFDTAVGGDNSVTFVKQDEKTIQPIAYTSDETNIVVSSTSRTEGSAVSPVNTTVSFTFSKDSGTAVYEVQEPSVATKGDGTVSTDGNLVSESMVDGDKRLEIKPTGATTQVDLEYEGYELGNVNRDDTVDATDASAVSADVAKGQSPEYADVNDDGRVSAIDAMFIAQYAADNRTPDYSGVQ, encoded by the coding sequence ATGAGCATACGGAGAACAACTGAGGTGATTCAGATGAAGCAGACATTTACCGCAGTGACGGCCGCACTCCTCGTGTTGGCACCGATTGCGCTCGCAATCGGTCCCGGAGCCGTAGCTGCGCAGCAAGACCCATATACGGTCGAGGTGGTAGCACCGGACGACTTCAGCACAAACGGGAATCAGACGCTCACCGTCCGTGTGACGAACAACGCGGACGACGCGTTCCTGAACCCCGTAGTCGAAGTACCGATTAGCAGTCCGCTGTCGCTTCCCGCGGGCGCGACGGACACCGTCTACGCCGATGGTGACCCGAGCAACACGCGTGAAGCAGCGGTTCAGGACAGTACGTTCCAGACCGGTGACGCACTCGTTATCAGTGGTGCCAACATCGACGCTGGCGAGACGCGCACGTATCACTTCAACGTGACCGTCGATACGCCCGGTTCGACGACTGTCTCCGCAGACGTCCGACCGCTGTACAACACGGACCAGAACGTCCGAGCTAGTACGTCCATGACGGCACTCGGAACGGGTACCGTTTCGGCGAACGTTGTCGATACGGACGGGAACGCTGTCAGCAACGCCGACGTGTCTATCGACGGCAACGCCGTGGGTAGTAGCGTCTCCGAGACCGTCCTCGAAGGCGAACACACTGTCTCCGTGTCCGGTCTCGACGGCGATTACCCGTCGTTCACGTTCGACACGGCCGTTGGTGGTGACAACTCCGTGACGTTCGTGAAGCAGGATGAGAAGACGATTCAGCCCATCGCTTACACCAGCGACGAGACGAACATCGTCGTCAGCAGTACCTCTCGGACCGAAGGATCGGCTGTCTCACCCGTAAATACGACCGTTTCGTTCACCTTCTCGAAGGACTCCGGAACGGCCGTCTACGAAGTCCAAGAGCCGTCCGTCGCCACCAAAGGTGACGGGACTGTCAGCACCGACGGTAATCTCGTGTCCGAATCGATGGTTGACGGCGACAAACGACTGGAAATCAAGCCGACAGGAGCGACGACGCAAGTGGATCTCGAATACGAAGGATACGAACTCGGAAACGTGAACCGTGACGACACTGTGGACGCAACGGATGCTTCCGCGGTCTCAGCGGACGTCGCTAAGGGGCAGTCCCCTGAGTACGCCGACGTGAACGACGACGGTCGCGTGTCCGCAATCGACGCGATGTTCATCGCACAGTACGCCGCCGACAACCGAACGCCGGACTACTCGGGGGTGCAATAA